One window from the genome of Dyadobacter sp. CECT 9275 encodes:
- a CDS encoding DedA family protein — protein MEFLKQFIDIFLHLDKHLFDIVQEYGTLTYLILFLIVFTETGLVIMPLLPGDSLLFAAGALAANESTGLNVWLIIIILIVAALLGDNVNYFIGKKFSGEIKKRERILFLKREYLEKTEAFYAKHGGSTVIMARFIPIIRTIAPFVAGAGSMTYSKYITFCVIGALLWVPTLTLLGYFFGGFEIVKNNFELVVFAIIGFSILPMIYQFLKSKFSKPSAA, from the coding sequence ATGGAGTTTCTTAAGCAGTTTATTGACATTTTCCTCCATCTTGACAAACACCTGTTTGACATAGTTCAAGAGTACGGGACACTCACATACCTGATCCTTTTCCTGATCGTATTTACAGAAACTGGGCTGGTGATCATGCCACTGCTGCCAGGCGACTCATTACTTTTTGCGGCGGGCGCTTTGGCGGCCAACGAGAGCACCGGTCTCAACGTTTGGCTGATTATCATCATTCTGATCGTTGCCGCGCTGCTTGGGGACAATGTCAATTATTTTATCGGCAAGAAATTCAGCGGAGAAATCAAAAAACGGGAACGTATTCTGTTTCTAAAGAGAGAATATCTTGAGAAAACCGAAGCATTTTATGCAAAACACGGCGGAAGTACAGTGATCATGGCAAGGTTCATTCCGATTATCCGTACCATTGCGCCTTTCGTAGCAGGTGCAGGGAGTATGACTTATTCAAAGTACATTACTTTCTGTGTAATCGGGGCGTTACTCTGGGTACCGACGTTAACACTGCTCGGCTACTTCTTCGGTGGGTTTGAAATCGTCAAAAACAATTTCGAATTAGTCGTATTCGCTATCATCGGTTTCTCCATACTCCCCATGATATATCAGTTTCTTAAGAGCAAATTTTCCAAGCCGAGTGCTGCTTAG
- the guaB gene encoding IMP dehydrogenase, with amino-acid sequence MSTDPSKVLFEALTYDDVLLIPGYSEILPRDTTTKTKLTRNIALNIPLVSAAMDTVTEFDLAIAMAQEGGIGIIHKNMSLEAQAEQVRKVKRSESGMILDPITLSDTATLGDAHQIMREFKIGGIPVIDNQHKLIGILTNRDLRFEREMSKPVTEIMTKENLITASEGLSLDDAEKILQEYKIEKLPIVDSDYRLTGLITYKDILKRKSHPNACKDEYGRLRVGAAVGVTADLLKRVEALVKAGVDVISLDTAHGHSKGVIDALKSVKEHFPKLDVIAGNVATGEAAIALAEAGADAVKVGVGPGSICTTRIIAGIGVPQLTAVMWAADALKTTHPDVPVIADGGIRFSGDMTKALAGGASTIMIGSMLAGSDEAPGEIVIYEGRKFKAYRGMGSVEAMEDGSKDRYFQDAEDDVKKLVPEGIVGRVPFKGKVSEIIYQMVGGLKAGMGYCGAGDISSLQKAQFVKITSAGVRESHPHDIMIQKEAPNYSSK; translated from the coding sequence ATGAGCACAGACCCATCCAAAGTCCTCTTTGAGGCATTGACTTACGACGACGTTCTTCTAATACCTGGTTATTCAGAAATTCTGCCTCGGGATACAACCACCAAAACCAAGCTGACACGTAATATTGCTCTTAACATTCCATTGGTTTCGGCAGCCATGGATACGGTTACAGAATTTGACCTGGCCATTGCCATGGCGCAGGAAGGTGGAATAGGGATCATTCATAAAAATATGAGCCTGGAAGCACAGGCAGAGCAGGTACGTAAAGTGAAGCGCTCTGAAAGTGGTATGATACTGGATCCCATTACGTTGTCGGATACGGCAACATTGGGAGATGCTCACCAGATCATGCGTGAATTCAAAATTGGCGGTATTCCGGTTATTGACAACCAGCATAAGCTGATAGGTATCCTTACCAACCGTGATCTGCGTTTTGAACGGGAAATGTCAAAACCCGTAACGGAAATCATGACGAAGGAAAATCTGATCACAGCATCCGAGGGATTGTCTCTGGATGATGCGGAAAAGATCCTTCAGGAATACAAAATTGAAAAACTTCCCATAGTGGATTCCGACTACCGTCTGACGGGCCTGATTACTTATAAAGATATCCTGAAACGGAAATCGCATCCGAATGCCTGCAAGGACGAATACGGACGGTTACGTGTAGGTGCTGCGGTGGGCGTTACGGCTGATTTATTAAAAAGGGTAGAAGCGCTGGTGAAAGCCGGAGTAGATGTGATCAGTCTGGATACTGCACACGGGCATAGCAAAGGAGTGATTGACGCTCTTAAATCAGTGAAGGAACATTTTCCAAAGCTGGATGTAATTGCCGGTAATGTGGCAACCGGTGAGGCGGCCATCGCGCTGGCAGAAGCCGGAGCGGATGCTGTTAAGGTAGGCGTGGGGCCAGGTAGTATTTGTACCACTCGTATCATTGCCGGTATTGGTGTTCCTCAGCTTACCGCCGTTATGTGGGCAGCCGATGCATTGAAAACGACACATCCGGATGTGCCGGTAATTGCTGACGGAGGCATTCGTTTCTCTGGTGATATGACCAAAGCGCTTGCCGGAGGAGCCAGTACCATCATGATCGGCTCCATGCTTGCAGGAAGTGATGAAGCGCCGGGAGAAATTGTTATTTACGAAGGACGTAAGTTTAAAGCTTACCGGGGGATGGGTTCGGTGGAAGCAATGGAGGACGGATCTAAGGACCGTTATTTCCAGGATGCGGAGGACGATGTGAAGAAACTTGTTCCGGAAGGTATTGTAGGGCGTGTGCCATTCAAAGGAAAGGTATCCGAGATAATCTATCAGATGGTGGGAGGTTTGAAGGCCGGTATGGGCTATTGCGGAGCGGGTGATATCAGTTCGTTGCAGAAAGCGCAGTTTGTTAAGATAACATCTGCCGGTGTACGGGAAAGCCACCCGCACGACATTATGATCCAGAAAGAAGCGCCCAACTATTCTTCAAAGTAA
- a CDS encoding transporter associated domain-containing protein, which translates to MKETTDSDDPLSRKRNGKLFPAKRALTFLAGFVLPVDSVALYDLAFVIILLFISLFLSGIRAAYAAAGAMENPWEKKTDDLNPLPNRVQQLILSLFQRGFTLIALILASRVIWMFFVIDPEGIVHWIALGCLGVWIWLDALTRYFSARSALGFIHNIEGLTKFLFSLTKPLTGTVLRLSYFFGVIEPEGTEISTERLEAKAESEEETDLLRGLANFRQTNAKKAMQARVNITAFDIELDFHELMDKINKSGYSRVPVFRDDLDHIEGILNVKDLLPHINSNEHFHWQRLLRPVYFIPESKRLDDLMKEFQNRRVHMAIVVDEYGGTGGLITLEDIIEEIFGDINDEYDEDDVVNYTQVDENTYVFEGKVLISDLCRLLNLETDYFDDVRGNNESLAGLLLELFSRLPRTGEIVSHRNITFKVQSADKRRIKKVRVLVS; encoded by the coding sequence GTGAAAGAAACAACCGATAGTGATGACCCCCTTTCCCGAAAGCGTAACGGGAAGTTATTTCCCGCAAAACGCGCGCTGACTTTCCTGGCCGGTTTTGTGTTACCGGTTGATTCCGTTGCCCTGTATGATCTCGCCTTTGTTATAATTCTACTGTTTATTTCTCTTTTTCTTTCCGGTATCCGGGCCGCGTATGCAGCCGCAGGGGCGATGGAGAATCCCTGGGAAAAGAAAACCGATGATCTTAATCCGCTTCCAAACCGTGTTCAGCAGTTAATACTCTCTCTTTTTCAGAGAGGGTTTACGCTTATTGCGTTGATCCTGGCCTCCCGTGTGATATGGATGTTTTTTGTCATTGATCCGGAGGGCATAGTACACTGGATCGCCCTGGGCTGCCTGGGTGTGTGGATTTGGCTGGACGCACTCACCCGTTATTTTAGTGCCCGAAGTGCTTTGGGTTTTATTCACAACATAGAGGGGCTGACAAAATTTCTCTTCAGCCTTACCAAACCCTTGACAGGAACGGTACTCCGGCTCAGCTATTTTTTTGGCGTTATCGAACCAGAAGGTACCGAAATTTCAACGGAACGTCTGGAAGCTAAGGCGGAAAGTGAGGAGGAGACGGACCTGCTCCGCGGGCTGGCCAATTTCAGGCAGACGAATGCCAAAAAGGCCATGCAGGCAAGGGTGAATATTACTGCCTTTGATATTGAGCTGGATTTTCACGAGCTCATGGATAAAATCAATAAGTCGGGGTACTCTCGTGTGCCGGTTTTCAGGGATGATCTGGATCACATCGAAGGTATTCTCAATGTGAAGGATCTTTTGCCGCACATCAACAGTAATGAACATTTTCACTGGCAGAGATTGCTTCGCCCGGTTTATTTTATTCCGGAAAGCAAACGGCTGGATGACCTCATGAAGGAATTCCAGAACCGCCGTGTCCACATGGCAATTGTTGTGGATGAATATGGGGGGACCGGCGGATTGATTACCCTCGAAGATATTATTGAAGAGATTTTTGGAGATATAAATGATGAATACGACGAGGATGATGTCGTCAATTACACCCAGGTAGATGAAAATACCTATGTGTTTGAGGGAAAGGTGCTGATCAGTGACTTATGCCGGCTGCTGAACCTGGAAACGGATTATTTTGATGACGTGCGGGGCAATAATGAATCTCTGGCGGGTCTTTTGCTTGAACTGTTTTCAAGGTTGCCCAGGACGGGAGAGATCGTGTCACACCGGAATATTACTTTCAAAGTACAATCGGCGGATAAAAGACGAATTAAAAAGGTAAGAGTTTTGGTAAGCTGA
- a CDS encoding single-stranded DNA-binding protein: MAGSVNKVILIGNLGSDPEVRYLESGSAVAKFNIATTETYTNKNGERVDNTEWHRIELWEGLAKVAEKYLKKGSQVYIEGRIRTDNWTDKEGQQRSGTTIRASNLTMLGTPGGGSNAGEGNSGYSQSAPRNVQTPRASDPIPPSMASDEDDLPF; the protein is encoded by the coding sequence ATGGCAGGAAGCGTCAACAAAGTAATATTGATAGGTAATCTCGGGAGCGATCCGGAAGTAAGATATCTTGAAAGCGGTTCGGCAGTGGCAAAGTTTAACATAGCTACTACGGAAACATATACCAATAAAAATGGGGAACGGGTTGATAATACCGAATGGCATAGGATCGAACTTTGGGAAGGCCTGGCGAAGGTGGCAGAAAAATATCTGAAAAAGGGAAGCCAGGTGTACATTGAAGGACGGATACGTACGGATAACTGGACAGACAAAGAAGGTCAGCAGCGTTCGGGGACAACCATCCGGGCCAGCAACCTGACCATGCTTGGAACACCCGGAGGAGGTTCAAATGCCGGTGAGGGAAATTCAGGATATTCCCAGTCTGCACCGAGAAATGTGCAGACGCCCAGGGCGTCAGATCCAATTCCGCCTTCCATGGCGTCGGATGAAGACGATCTGCCTTTTTGA
- a CDS encoding Gfo/Idh/MocA family protein, with protein MQKIAMLGSGFIGRFYAESVHGQRGRDKVTAIYARSEENAKKFADDYGCAFWSSNMEEVIAHPDVNMVCVALPNHKHEEAVMLCAKHKKAVVSTKPLGRNAAEALRMLQAVEKAGIFSGYLEDLCYTPKFLKSIESVKRGALGRILWAKSREAHPGPHSEWFWDIEQAGGGCILDLGCHCIEISRNFIGKDIRPVEVMCWADTQVKPIDAEDHAIALVKYENGAIGQFEVSWTFRGGMDLRDEVMGTEGTIWINNFLRTGFEMFTTGRNPDGQGEDYVAEKAESNTGWLFPVGDEVNDLGYNHMFTDMFNAAENGAEPAETFYDGYIVNAVIDAAYQSAKTKQWEKVNLPVWRGREGVEKPSNYVDYDENYYLIKQEMTHDGRNKLILKDKTTGKISERDV; from the coding sequence ATGCAGAAAATTGCAATGCTCGGTTCCGGCTTTATTGGGCGTTTTTATGCAGAATCCGTTCATGGGCAGCGAGGCAGAGATAAAGTTACTGCCATTTATGCCCGAAGTGAGGAAAATGCCAAAAAATTTGCGGACGACTATGGTTGTGCATTCTGGTCTTCCAATATGGAGGAGGTAATCGCACATCCCGATGTCAATATGGTTTGTGTGGCTTTGCCTAATCATAAACATGAAGAAGCGGTGATGTTATGCGCAAAACATAAGAAGGCTGTGGTGTCTACGAAGCCATTGGGCCGGAACGCCGCCGAAGCGCTGAGGATGCTGCAGGCGGTGGAGAAGGCAGGCATTTTTTCAGGATACCTGGAAGATTTGTGTTATACGCCAAAGTTTTTAAAGTCAATAGAAAGTGTAAAAAGGGGGGCGCTGGGACGTATCCTGTGGGCAAAGTCCAGGGAAGCGCATCCTGGTCCGCATAGTGAATGGTTTTGGGATATTGAGCAGGCAGGAGGTGGTTGTATCCTGGACCTGGGCTGTCATTGTATCGAAATCTCACGCAACTTTATTGGCAAGGATATCAGGCCGGTGGAGGTGATGTGCTGGGCTGATACGCAGGTGAAACCTATTGATGCAGAGGATCATGCCATAGCCCTGGTGAAGTATGAAAACGGGGCGATCGGACAGTTTGAGGTGAGCTGGACGTTCAGGGGCGGAATGGACCTGAGAGACGAGGTGATGGGAACGGAGGGTACTATCTGGATCAATAATTTTCTAAGAACAGGTTTTGAAATGTTCACAACCGGAAGAAACCCGGACGGACAGGGCGAGGATTATGTTGCCGAAAAGGCTGAAAGTAATACCGGCTGGCTGTTCCCTGTGGGTGATGAGGTGAATGACCTGGGTTATAACCACATGTTTACGGATATGTTCAATGCGGCTGAAAACGGCGCTGAGCCTGCTGAAACTTTTTATGACGGATATATCGTCAATGCGGTGATTGATGCAGCCTACCAATCGGCCAAAACAAAGCAGTGGGAAAAGGTGAATCTGCCGGTTTGGCGCGGAAGAGAAGGTGTTGAAAAACCGTCAAATTACGTGGATTACGATGAAAATTATTATCTGATCAAACAGGAAATGACGCACGACGGTCGCAATAAACTGATTCTGAAAGATAAAACTACCGGGAAAATAAGCGAACGGGACGTTTGA
- a CDS encoding phytanoyl-CoA dioxygenase family protein, with product MHLTQIQTNDYHRDGYLVVKGLFSPEEIDKLYKSAVENSIMQKNAMDLNDQSGKKTKLTLWFTPGDDVFGYLIRSERMVNAVWQLLGEDSPVCHFHTKLMQKEPKVGGAWEWHQDYGYWYKNQFMFPDQLMSVMVALTEANKENGCLQVIRGSHKMGRVNHGFAGEQVGADMEMVNHSLKTMDLIYCELEPGDALFFHSNLLHRSEANLSDHPRWSLISCYNSQSNIAYSEMSNSWKVPVSIVPDRALMEWEAESFEDADFLKKEDDPALKTTGWESTVNTK from the coding sequence ATGCATCTCACACAAATTCAGACAAACGATTATCACCGTGACGGGTATCTCGTTGTAAAGGGTCTTTTCAGTCCGGAAGAGATAGACAAATTGTATAAAAGTGCTGTTGAAAATTCCATCATGCAGAAAAATGCAATGGATCTTAACGATCAGTCGGGGAAAAAAACGAAACTAACACTGTGGTTTACTCCGGGAGATGATGTTTTCGGCTACCTGATTCGCAGTGAAAGGATGGTTAATGCAGTGTGGCAGCTGTTGGGTGAAGACAGCCCTGTCTGTCATTTTCATACCAAACTGATGCAAAAGGAGCCCAAGGTAGGTGGTGCCTGGGAATGGCATCAGGATTATGGCTACTGGTATAAAAACCAGTTCATGTTTCCCGACCAGCTTATGAGTGTGATGGTTGCCCTAACAGAAGCTAATAAAGAAAACGGTTGTCTGCAGGTAATCAGAGGCTCTCACAAAATGGGGCGCGTCAATCATGGTTTTGCAGGAGAGCAGGTAGGCGCGGACATGGAAATGGTGAATCATTCTCTGAAAACGATGGACCTGATTTATTGCGAACTGGAACCAGGAGATGCACTTTTCTTTCACAGTAACTTACTACACAGGTCAGAAGCAAACTTATCGGATCACCCCCGTTGGTCACTGATTTCATGTTATAATTCGCAATCAAACATAGCTTACAGCGAGATGTCAAACTCCTGGAAAGTGCCCGTCTCTATCGTCCCCGACAGGGCGTTGATGGAGTGGGAGGCTGAGTCTTTCGAAGATGCCGATTTCCTTAAAAAGGAGGATGACCCCGCACTGAAAACCACCGGCTGGGAAAGTACAGTCAATACAAAATGA
- the mutY gene encoding A/G-specific adenine glycosylase, translated as MYISRFKMLGDSIDVLEFNKKLKTWYLRNHRKLPWRETNDPYKIWLSEIILQQTRVAQGTPYYERFVTAYPTVEALAGADEKDVLRLWQGLGYYSRARNMHFTARQIVAEFDARFPATAVKLEKLKGLGAYTAAAIASFAFNEVVPAIDGNVYRVMARIFGIYSDILSPAGKKEFLDIARQLISTSDPATYNQAMIEFGAIQCVPVSPDCEVCPFNTVCYAYLHKVQAALPVKAKKVAVKNRYLHYFILEDQGRLALKERTGKDIWKGLYDFPGIETASADVSPEDLMQDNILGKVLEKGVLKEIVKPYIHILTHQRLNVKFWWVSLRPGLHPGVSEELSDNLSFYAPEEVETLPKPILIDNVLRDERYL; from the coding sequence GTGTACATAAGTCGGTTTAAGATGCTGGGGGATAGTATTGACGTACTGGAATTTAATAAAAAGCTCAAAACGTGGTATCTCCGAAATCACCGGAAACTACCCTGGAGAGAAACCAATGATCCTTACAAAATATGGCTGTCGGAGATCATTCTTCAGCAAACGCGGGTAGCGCAGGGTACACCTTATTATGAAAGATTTGTAACCGCCTATCCGACCGTAGAGGCGCTGGCCGGGGCAGACGAAAAGGATGTACTCAGGCTTTGGCAAGGGCTGGGTTACTACTCAAGAGCAAGGAACATGCATTTTACGGCCAGACAGATCGTGGCAGAATTTGATGCAAGGTTTCCGGCCACGGCTGTAAAACTTGAAAAACTCAAAGGGCTTGGCGCTTATACGGCGGCGGCCATAGCATCCTTTGCTTTTAATGAAGTGGTGCCCGCTATCGACGGGAATGTCTACAGGGTGATGGCCAGGATTTTTGGTATCTATTCAGATATTCTGAGCCCGGCGGGAAAAAAGGAATTTCTGGATATTGCCCGGCAACTGATCTCCACCAGTGACCCTGCAACCTACAATCAGGCCATGATTGAGTTCGGCGCAATCCAGTGTGTACCCGTGTCTCCGGATTGTGAGGTATGTCCCTTTAATACTGTGTGTTATGCGTATCTGCATAAGGTGCAGGCGGCGTTACCAGTAAAAGCAAAAAAGGTTGCGGTAAAGAATAGGTATCTTCATTATTTCATTCTGGAAGACCAGGGCCGACTGGCATTGAAAGAACGAACCGGAAAGGATATTTGGAAAGGTTTGTATGATTTTCCGGGTATAGAAACGGCTTCGGCAGATGTTTCGCCGGAGGATCTGATGCAGGATAACATCCTTGGAAAAGTTCTGGAAAAGGGTGTACTAAAAGAAATTGTGAAGCCATATATTCACATACTTACCCACCAGCGGCTGAACGTGAAGTTTTGGTGGGTAAGTCTCCGCCCGGGTCTTCACCCGGGTGTTAGCGAGGAGTTGTCGGACAACTTGTCCTTTTACGCTCCGGAGGAAGTGGAAACCTTGCCAAAACCTATTCTGATTGACAATGTATTGCGGGATGAAAGATACCTTTAG
- a CDS encoding HU family DNA-binding protein — translation MTKADVIAQISEKTGVDKGDVQQTLESFFTVVKESLSEGENLYVRGFGSFINKKRARKVARNISQGTSMIIDEHFVPSFKPAKVFVEQVKESDKLKAVAEK, via the coding sequence GTGACCAAGGCAGACGTAATCGCACAAATTTCTGAGAAAACAGGCGTAGACAAGGGCGATGTTCAACAAACGCTAGAATCGTTTTTCACCGTGGTAAAGGAATCCCTTTCTGAAGGGGAGAACCTGTATGTAAGGGGTTTCGGCAGCTTCATTAATAAAAAGCGCGCCCGTAAAGTAGCCCGTAACATCTCACAGGGAACTTCCATGATCATCGATGAGCACTTTGTACCGAGCTTTAAGCCTGCAAAAGTGTTTGTAGAGCAGGTTAAAGAAAGCGACAAGCTTAAAGCTGTTGCAGAAAAATAA
- a CDS encoding tetratricopeptide repeat protein → MNKSIILSCVLAVALVGTLYSLPKVVVNNKAKEMDSKEASPAAATASEPETPSNTHDGAILSADQQKIVDELRNGFLLADEKNKVNAGIKLSNKFRELQKFDSAAFYAEKVTLISPSIENLMRAGDRYYDAYGFAVDDQKAKNYGAKTREYYQKAIDQNPALLTAKANMAMTYVNTENPMQGILMLREILDTDPTNEVALFNLGILSMRSNQYSKAADRFRQILTNNPSNTKAKFYLGLSLVELGNKEEARKVLSEVKKEEKDPVIQQAIGELEDRLNN, encoded by the coding sequence ATGAACAAGTCCATTATTTTATCCTGTGTATTAGCTGTTGCTTTGGTAGGTACGCTTTATAGCCTTCCCAAAGTGGTGGTGAACAACAAGGCCAAAGAGATGGACTCCAAGGAGGCCAGCCCGGCAGCAGCAACTGCTTCCGAGCCAGAAACGCCTTCCAATACCCATGACGGAGCCATTTTATCAGCTGATCAGCAAAAAATTGTGGATGAGCTGAGAAATGGCTTCCTCCTGGCAGACGAAAAAAACAAGGTAAATGCGGGTATAAAGCTTTCCAACAAGTTCCGGGAGCTTCAAAAATTTGACAGTGCTGCGTTTTATGCAGAAAAAGTAACCCTGATTTCTCCCAGTATTGAAAACTTAATGCGTGCAGGAGACCGGTATTACGATGCATACGGCTTTGCTGTGGATGATCAGAAGGCCAAAAATTATGGCGCCAAAACCCGTGAATATTACCAAAAAGCAATTGATCAGAATCCTGCCCTGCTAACTGCTAAGGCCAATATGGCGATGACGTACGTAAATACAGAAAACCCGATGCAGGGAATTCTGATGTTACGGGAAATACTGGATACAGATCCCACAAATGAAGTAGCATTATTTAATCTGGGGATTTTATCCATGCGTTCCAACCAGTATTCCAAAGCAGCCGACAGGTTCAGGCAGATACTTACGAATAACCCGTCCAACACAAAAGCCAAGTTTTATCTGGGTTTATCACTGGTTGAACTGGGCAATAAGGAAGAAGCTCGCAAAGTTCTGTCAGAAGTAAAAAAGGAAGAAAAAGACCCGGTTATTCAACAAGCCATTGGTGAGCTTGAGGACCGTCTGAACAATTAA
- a CDS encoding Rne/Rng family ribonuclease yields the protein MSNELLINSTQKGERIALLQDKRLLEYHVEVPDQSFTVGDIYLGTVRKLVSGLNAAFVDVGFEKDAFLHYLDLGPNINSLNKLTKDVIAKRVHSGKLNNFKMEPEIEKLGKIDKVLSKNQPILVQIVKEPISTKGPRLSCDISIAGRYIVLVPFSNSVNLSKKITDKQERNRLQKLMSSIKPANFGVIIRTVAQGTDVDELNKDLKDCLEKWENGIKNLKDAKPRDRVIGEMNRASSIIRDMLNESFDSITVDSKEVYDDIKAYIHNIAPDKENILRLHNGKNKLFEQFGLEKQIKSLFGRSVSLPNGGYLIIEHTEALHVIDVNSGNKSNSEEDQEATALSVNLEAAKEIARQLRLRDMGGIIVVDFIDMKKAENKRVLFDTMRDEMKGDRSKYTVLPLSKFGLLQITRQRVRPEMNIVTREVCPTCGGSGSIQASILVSDVIANNLDYILTKQNERGITISLHPFLYAFFTKGLISEQVKWLFRYKTWVKLIKDTSLGVVDFKFHNQYGEEIEIVPGN from the coding sequence TTGAGTAACGAATTACTTATCAATTCTACTCAAAAGGGAGAGCGTATAGCCCTTTTGCAGGATAAACGTCTTTTAGAATATCACGTAGAAGTACCAGATCAGAGCTTTACCGTAGGAGATATCTACCTTGGTACTGTCCGAAAACTGGTATCAGGGCTCAATGCGGCTTTTGTAGACGTGGGTTTCGAAAAAGATGCTTTTTTGCATTATCTTGATCTGGGTCCCAACATCAACTCCCTCAACAAGCTTACCAAGGATGTAATTGCCAAGCGTGTCCATTCAGGCAAATTGAATAACTTCAAGATGGAGCCTGAAATCGAGAAACTTGGCAAGATTGATAAAGTACTTTCCAAGAACCAGCCCATCCTGGTTCAGATCGTGAAAGAACCCATATCCACCAAAGGCCCCCGCCTTTCCTGTGATATCTCCATTGCCGGACGGTACATTGTGCTGGTACCCTTTTCGAATTCTGTAAATCTTTCTAAAAAAATAACCGATAAGCAGGAAAGGAACAGGCTGCAAAAGCTGATGTCTTCTATTAAACCTGCAAATTTCGGCGTCATTATACGGACGGTTGCTCAGGGAACCGACGTAGACGAACTGAATAAAGATTTAAAGGATTGCCTTGAAAAATGGGAAAATGGAATCAAAAACCTTAAAGATGCCAAACCACGTGATCGCGTAATCGGTGAAATGAACCGGGCCTCTTCGATCATCCGGGATATGCTAAACGAGTCTTTTGACAGCATCACGGTGGATTCAAAGGAGGTATATGACGACATTAAGGCTTACATCCATAATATTGCTCCTGACAAAGAGAATATCCTCAGACTGCACAACGGTAAGAATAAGCTATTTGAGCAGTTCGGTCTCGAAAAACAGATTAAATCCCTTTTCGGCCGCTCAGTAAGCCTTCCCAACGGAGGATACCTCATTATTGAGCATACCGAAGCACTGCATGTAATTGACGTCAACAGCGGAAACAAATCCAATTCGGAAGAGGATCAGGAAGCCACTGCATTGAGTGTCAACCTCGAGGCTGCCAAGGAAATTGCACGGCAACTGCGCCTGAGGGATATGGGAGGTATCATTGTGGTCGATTTTATCGACATGAAGAAAGCGGAAAACAAACGCGTTCTTTTTGATACCATGCGGGACGAAATGAAGGGCGATCGCTCCAAATACACCGTTCTCCCTTTATCTAAATTCGGCTTGCTGCAGATTACCCGTCAGCGTGTGCGTCCGGAAATGAATATTGTTACCCGCGAGGTATGTCCTACCTGTGGTGGCAGCGGCAGTATTCAGGCCAGTATCCTGGTGTCGGATGTGATCGCCAACAATCTGGACTACATACTTACCAAGCAAAATGAAAGAGGAATCACTATCTCTCTGCATCCCTTCCTTTATGCTTTCTTCACAAAGGGGTTGATCTCGGAACAAGTCAAATGGCTTTTCCGCTACAAAACCTGGGTAAAACTCATCAAAGATACCTCACT